From a single Endozoicomonas euniceicola genomic region:
- a CDS encoding tyrosine-type recombinase/integrase — protein MTLRQCFERYLKEVSPKKKGKETALREGKRFMQFCTNSSHEPLGNLMDKSMSKIEPHHIAEWKLNRLNHVANSSVIRDKNFLSHVFSTAKEWGYIEETPFGGKVKFNEDDDSDRERRVTEQEIEEILFILDDWDRQRKPETPREKVALLWCLCLETGMRLQEVKFLEAGELDLASGVIDLPKEKVKEKRKKSVALTEEAIRLIELGKTEGKYWFDSSKLNVSSIFSLASGKTTIDDLQFRDSRHEALTRLSEKLKPFELARQAGHRDMNRTLKYYRKTAREYGQKLRD, from the coding sequence ATGACTCTTCGGCAATGTTTTGAACGATACCTCAAAGAAGTGAGTCCCAAGAAAAAAGGCAAGGAGACCGCGCTGCGAGAGGGCAAACGTTTTATGCAGTTCTGCACTAACAGCTCTCACGAACCGCTTGGCAATTTGATGGATAAAAGTATGTCAAAGATCGAACCGCATCATATCGCAGAATGGAAGCTCAATCGGTTGAATCATGTAGCCAACAGCTCTGTTATAAGGGACAAAAACTTTCTCAGCCACGTTTTCAGTACAGCAAAAGAGTGGGGCTATATTGAGGAGACGCCATTCGGAGGGAAGGTTAAGTTTAATGAGGATGACGACAGTGATCGTGAGAGAAGGGTCACTGAGCAGGAAATTGAAGAAATCCTGTTTATTCTGGACGACTGGGATCGGCAAAGAAAGCCAGAAACACCACGAGAGAAAGTTGCCCTGCTATGGTGTCTCTGCCTCGAAACAGGAATGAGGTTGCAGGAGGTGAAATTTCTTGAGGCAGGTGAGCTGGATTTAGCTTCCGGGGTGATTGACCTGCCCAAAGAGAAGGTCAAAGAAAAAAGGAAAAAGTCAGTGGCATTGACGGAGGAAGCAATTCGTTTGATTGAGCTTGGAAAGACGGAAGGAAAATATTGGTTTGACTCCAGTAAATTAAATGTCAGCTCAATTTTCTCTCTGGCCAGCGGGAAGACAACGATAGACGATCTTCAGTTCAGAGATTCCAGGCACGAAGCACTGACTCGCTTGTCTGAAAAGCTGAAACCCTTCGAATTAGCGCGTCAGGCAGGTCATAGGGATATGAACAGGACTTTGAAATATTACCGTAAAACAGCCAGAGAGTATGGGCAGAAGCTTCGGGATTAA
- a CDS encoding ISL3 family transposase, giving the protein MHVYQIDRNCTRLLWIGEERTEATIRSFFSFFGTERSQQLEYVCSDMWQPYVKAIAEFACQALHILDRFHIVAMLNKAIDEVRASEHKQLQADGYEPVLKKTRWCLLKRKENLTEKEEIKLNTVLQYNLKSVRAYLLKEEFQVFWDYISPHWAGKYLDRWCTRVMRSKIDPMKKVVKTIRRHKPLILNWFRAKKAFSSGIVEGLNTKIKLTTRKSYGFRTYRCAEIALYHALGKLPEPETAHRFY; this is encoded by the coding sequence ATGCACGTTTACCAGATTGATCGAAACTGCACACGATTGCTGTGGATTGGCGAAGAGCGTACTGAAGCGACGATTCGCAGCTTTTTCTCATTCTTTGGTACAGAGCGAAGCCAGCAGTTGGAGTATGTCTGCTCTGATATGTGGCAGCCTTACGTGAAGGCGATTGCGGAGTTTGCCTGCCAGGCACTGCATATTCTGGATCGCTTCCATATCGTTGCCATGCTAAACAAAGCCATTGATGAAGTCAGGGCATCAGAGCACAAACAACTTCAGGCAGACGGATATGAACCTGTTCTGAAAAAAACTCGCTGGTGCCTGCTCAAGAGAAAAGAAAATCTGACAGAGAAAGAAGAGATCAAGTTAAACACAGTACTCCAGTACAACCTGAAAAGTGTCAGAGCTTACCTGCTTAAAGAGGAATTTCAGGTGTTCTGGGATTACATTTCACCACATTGGGCAGGAAAATATCTGGATCGTTGGTGTACAAGAGTCATGCGGTCAAAGATAGATCCAATGAAGAAGGTGGTCAAAACTATTCGACGACATAAGCCACTTATTCTGAACTGGTTCAGGGCAAAAAAGGCGTTTTCCAGCGGAATTGTTGAGGGTCTGAATACCAAGATAAAACTCACTACGAGAAAATCGTATGGATTCAGAACCTACAGATGTGCAGAAATCGCCCTATATCATGCGCTTGGCAAACTACCTGAACCAGAAACTGCCCACAGATTTTACTGA
- a CDS encoding type II toxin-antitoxin system HipA family toxin, whose product MADVDVYTTEAFTGRLTRTGSKHVFTYNQNANEALSLTMPMRIESYSYEDLHPVFQMNLPEGHLRETIERYTAKQYGSDDLSMLAILGQSHIGRLGYTLSGQAMPQHDEAAPDLQSLLESDDAELFNHLLNRFALRSAVAGVQPKVLVDTAESKDAFDRMTFPSHSYIVKSWGREFPELACNEYICLTLCQNAGLNVAPFYISNNGRLLITRRFDIQADGRSLGFEDFCVLQGRTTREKYDASVESCVRTIKQFVSPEFQGRALADFFKLLLINVLIRNGDAHLKNIGVLYDDLQGYQSGEFPAATRTLAPIFDVVSTIPYIPNDTMALTLGGSKRWPKWKMLQKFGRTQCGLSNKDIDRMVGEVEEAARRTLPEIEALVSQHDGFREIGHQLSELMTQS is encoded by the coding sequence ATGGCCGACGTTGATGTTTATACGACAGAAGCATTCACAGGGCGTTTGACCCGAACCGGGTCAAAGCATGTCTTTACCTATAACCAGAATGCCAATGAAGCCTTGTCATTGACAATGCCCATGCGGATAGAAAGCTATTCCTACGAAGACTTGCATCCGGTGTTTCAAATGAATCTGCCAGAAGGACACCTTCGTGAAACCATTGAACGCTATACCGCCAAACAGTACGGCAGCGATGATTTGTCAATGCTGGCAATCCTTGGACAAAGCCATATAGGGCGATTAGGTTACACGCTGTCCGGTCAGGCTATGCCGCAACATGATGAAGCCGCACCCGATTTGCAGTCACTGCTTGAAAGCGACGATGCAGAGCTTTTCAATCATCTGTTGAACCGTTTTGCCCTGAGATCTGCTGTGGCAGGTGTACAGCCAAAAGTATTGGTGGATACAGCAGAGTCAAAAGACGCTTTTGATCGTATGACGTTTCCTTCCCATTCTTACATTGTCAAAAGCTGGGGGCGTGAATTCCCAGAGCTGGCCTGTAACGAATATATATGCCTGACGCTTTGCCAGAATGCGGGACTCAATGTTGCCCCTTTCTATATCAGCAATAATGGTCGTTTATTGATTACCCGGCGATTTGATATACAAGCGGATGGTCGTTCGCTGGGGTTTGAAGATTTTTGTGTGTTGCAGGGCAGGACAACACGCGAAAAATATGATGCCAGTGTTGAATCCTGTGTTCGCACCATAAAACAATTTGTTTCTCCCGAATTTCAGGGCAGGGCGCTGGCAGACTTTTTCAAATTACTGCTTATCAATGTCCTGATTCGGAACGGAGATGCACACCTGAAAAATATTGGTGTGTTATACGACGATCTACAGGGCTATCAGTCAGGAGAGTTTCCGGCAGCCACTCGTACCCTTGCTCCCATATTTGATGTAGTGAGTACGATTCCTTATATTCCGAATGATACGATGGCTCTCACCCTGGGAGGCTCAAAGCGTTGGCCCAAGTGGAAAATGTTGCAGAAGTTTGGTCGCACTCAATGTGGACTGAGTAATAAAGACATAGATCGAATGGTTGGTGAAGTAGAAGAGGCGGCAAGAAGAACGCTTCCGGAGATAGAGGCTCTGGTAAGTCAGCATGACGGGTTTCGGGAGATTGGTCATCAGCTGTCTGAACTTATGACACAGTCATGA
- a CDS encoding transposase, whose translation MVRPPKPTPPKGELSEMKKDPLSVKLEVDSFDGKIHVEWEPEASVTPMGQLPFFIQFLKTGHRFEPWINDCPLTYKSPNAPQKVDVIGSLMLSILSGHKRYAHIGTIIGDKVNAQLLGMKKIVSDDSARRGLKKIDEDEGVEWMQKHLHLCFDPLLTIPWIMDVDVTVKTIYGHQEGAVNGYNPHKKGRPSHTYHSYMMANLKLILAVEVRPGNQSQSKYSLPGLMELLNRLPKRCWPEFVRGDCDWGSDRVMSELEDAGCHYLFKMKKHDNVKKAIGNAHCSGGWVKYDNHWEGKESVIKLSGWKKERRIIIVRRRRPENEIPMLEKGIKERQQTLALIEEPENIKAYEYSVLVTSLDNDIVSIINHYRNRADCENNFDEIKNQWGWGGYVTKDMARCRMLARMVALVYNWWTLYVRLSNPDSHKESITSRPLLMSSIGKLTHSGNQKKIKLTSQHRWMYKIAKLQSELCDFFDSIKSIAPQLNPINAWCRILTKAVSKFLKKGQVITMQPLIRSG comes from the coding sequence ATGGTTCGACCACCAAAACCCACTCCCCCAAAGGGTGAGTTGTCTGAAATGAAAAAAGATCCCTTATCCGTCAAACTCGAAGTCGATTCTTTCGACGGTAAAATTCATGTCGAGTGGGAGCCTGAAGCATCGGTCACCCCAATGGGACAGCTTCCTTTTTTTATACAGTTTTTAAAAACAGGTCACCGATTTGAACCCTGGATTAACGATTGCCCACTAACTTATAAAAGCCCAAACGCCCCTCAAAAAGTGGATGTGATTGGCTCATTAATGCTTTCCATTCTTTCAGGACATAAACGCTATGCGCATATCGGAACAATTATTGGTGATAAAGTAAACGCTCAGTTGCTCGGGATGAAAAAAATTGTCAGCGATGATTCTGCCAGGCGTGGTTTAAAGAAGATTGACGAAGATGAAGGCGTTGAATGGATGCAAAAACACCTCCATCTCTGTTTTGATCCGTTATTAACCATTCCATGGATTATGGATGTTGATGTTACCGTGAAAACCATTTATGGGCATCAGGAAGGAGCGGTTAATGGCTATAACCCACATAAGAAAGGGAGACCCTCTCATACTTACCACTCATATATGATGGCTAATCTTAAATTAATACTGGCGGTTGAAGTCAGACCCGGAAATCAAAGTCAAAGTAAATACTCTTTACCCGGTTTAATGGAGCTATTAAATCGACTTCCAAAACGCTGCTGGCCTGAATTTGTTCGTGGTGATTGTGATTGGGGAAGTGACCGGGTAATGAGCGAATTGGAAGATGCTGGTTGTCATTATCTTTTTAAAATGAAGAAGCACGACAACGTTAAGAAAGCCATAGGGAATGCACACTGTAGCGGAGGATGGGTAAAATACGACAACCATTGGGAGGGAAAAGAATCCGTAATTAAACTGTCAGGTTGGAAAAAAGAAAGACGCATAATTATTGTTCGAAGACGGCGTCCTGAAAATGAAATACCGATGTTGGAAAAAGGAATAAAAGAACGTCAACAAACGTTAGCATTAATAGAAGAGCCAGAAAATATAAAAGCTTACGAGTATTCGGTTCTGGTCACATCTCTTGATAATGATATAGTCTCGATCATTAATCATTATCGCAATAGGGCTGACTGTGAAAATAACTTTGATGAAATCAAAAACCAATGGGGCTGGGGCGGTTATGTAACAAAAGATATGGCAAGATGTCGAATGCTGGCCCGAATGGTTGCCTTGGTTTACAACTGGTGGACGCTATACGTTCGATTGAGTAATCCGGACTCCCATAAAGAATCAATTACCAGCCGTCCCTTATTAATGAGTTCAATTGGCAAGCTGACCCACTCTGGCAACCAAAAGAAAATAAAGCTGACAAGCCAGCATCGATGGATGTATAAAATTGCGAAATTACAAAGTGAACTGTGTGATTTTTTTGATTCAATCAAAAGTATCGCACCGCAGTTGAATCCAATTAACGCATGGTGTCGTATTTTAACGAAAGCGGTCTCAAAATTTTTGAAAAAAGGGCAGGTTATTACGATGCAACCATTAATTCGATCGGGCTAA
- a CDS encoding VWA domain-containing protein gives MSGSKQESDSEEGEDDNPEHSCGSSNQDVSDNGDASDKAEDLLLQKESLKQILESTDQDWPDDLFETVAGELESWSCEQSSGLSAITTTPGLDAVVTTDEDKQAARDLLWKVQSESTRLAAQLTGLVQAKTLTRDRTGKRGTRIDGKRLHRIALDDGRLFKRRAESITINATVHISLDISSSMTVRMPLAREAVLALVYALKQINGVTVTASAYPGTREDRVFPIVTGQESTQKVAETLAALDSHDSTPMATGLWHAVHQICQAKAERRLILMITDGAPDCEHHDAVVDLISCCQQSGIDVVGLGINVPLVKELFPKSLMINQLSQLKSSLFTLTKDWLIR, from the coding sequence GTGTCAGGTAGTAAGCAGGAATCCGATTCTGAAGAAGGAGAAGATGATAATCCTGAACATTCGTGTGGAAGTAGTAACCAGGACGTATCAGACAATGGCGATGCTTCAGACAAGGCTGAAGACCTGTTGCTCCAAAAAGAGAGCCTAAAGCAAATTCTGGAATCTACCGATCAAGACTGGCCGGATGACCTGTTTGAAACCGTCGCCGGAGAGCTGGAATCATGGAGTTGCGAGCAGTCTTCAGGTCTGTCAGCCATCACCACAACACCAGGACTGGATGCGGTGGTGACGACAGATGAAGATAAGCAGGCCGCCAGAGACTTGCTCTGGAAAGTGCAGTCAGAATCCACTCGTTTAGCCGCCCAGCTAACCGGACTGGTTCAGGCAAAAACGCTCACCAGAGATCGCACAGGCAAGAGAGGTACCCGGATAGATGGCAAACGGTTGCACAGAATAGCGTTGGATGATGGTCGTCTTTTCAAACGACGGGCAGAATCCATCACTATCAATGCCACCGTTCATATCTCGCTGGATATTTCTTCTTCCATGACAGTAAGGATGCCGTTGGCAAGGGAGGCGGTTCTGGCGCTGGTCTATGCCCTGAAGCAGATTAACGGAGTCACTGTAACAGCCTCAGCTTATCCGGGAACCAGAGAAGATAGAGTCTTTCCCATAGTCACAGGCCAAGAGTCCACTCAAAAGGTAGCGGAAACACTGGCGGCTCTGGACAGCCACGACTCAACACCCATGGCCACCGGATTGTGGCATGCGGTTCATCAAATCTGTCAGGCAAAGGCGGAACGTCGTCTGATCCTGATGATTACGGATGGAGCGCCTGACTGTGAACATCACGATGCGGTGGTCGACTTGATCAGCTGTTGTCAGCAGTCAGGGATAGATGTGGTCGGGCTGGGAATCAATGTTCCTTTGGTGAAAGAGCTGTTTCCAAAGAGCCTGATGATCAATCAGTTAAGCCAGTTAAAGTCATCGTTATTCACTTTGACTAAAGACTGGCTTATCAGGTAA
- a CDS encoding helix-turn-helix transcriptional regulator, producing the protein MLEEISELIRTQRKKKKWSQQQLAQLAGLDRTTIGALERDDYSDIGIRKVQRVLEVLGLTLAVKPYGLPSLDELKESK; encoded by the coding sequence GTGTTAGAAGAGATCAGCGAGCTGATACGCACCCAGCGTAAAAAAAAGAAATGGAGCCAGCAACAGCTGGCACAGTTAGCAGGACTGGACAGAACCACTATCGGCGCACTGGAAAGAGACGATTACTCGGATATTGGCATAAGAAAGGTTCAGCGGGTTCTCGAAGTACTTGGGCTAACTCTCGCCGTTAAACCCTATGGGCTGCCCAGCCTGGATGAACTGAAAGAGAGTAAATAA